A genomic window from Vitis riparia cultivar Riparia Gloire de Montpellier isolate 1030 chromosome 18, EGFV_Vit.rip_1.0, whole genome shotgun sequence includes:
- the LOC117905958 gene encoding protein CELLULOSE SYNTHASE INTERACTIVE 3, which produces MRMSKSPSPEPQEPISSSPSRPRESNGISGMDDPESTMSRVAHFVEQLHANMSSPHEKELITARLLGIARARKDARTLIGTHVQAMPLFISVLRSGTPVAKVNVAATLSVLCKDEDLRLKVLLGGCIPPLLALLKSESTEARKAAAEALYEVSSGGLSDDHVGMKIFVTEGVVPNLWDQLNPKNKQDKVVEGFVTGALRNLCGDKNGYWKATLEAGGVDIIVGLLYSDNAAAQSNAASLLARLMLAFSDSIPKVIDSGAVKALLRLLGQENDISVRASAADALEALSSKSTRAKKAVVDADGVPVLIGAIVAPSKECMQGECGQALQGHATRALANICGGMSALIMYLGELSQSPRLAAPVADIIGALAYSLMVFEQQSGVEEEPFDATQIEDILVMLLKPRDNKLVQERVLEALASLYSNKYLSRWINHAEAKKVLIALITMAAADAQEYLILALTSLCCDGVGLWEAIGMREGIQLLISLLGLSSEQHQEYAVQLLAILTDQVDDSKWAITAAGGIPPLVQLLEIGSQKAREDAAHVLWNLCCHSEDIRACVESAGAVPAFLWLLKSGGLKGQEASAMALGKLVRTADSATINQLLALLLGDSPSSKAHIIRVLGHVLTMASHEDLVHKGSAANKGLTSLVQVLNSSNEETQEYAASVLADLFSTRQDICDSLATDEIVHPCMKLLTSKTQVIATQSARALGALSRPTKAKATNKMSYIAEGDVKPLIKLAKTSSIDAAETAVAALANLLSDPQIAAEALEEDVVSALTRVLGEGTSEGKKNASRALHQLLKHFPVGDVLTGNAQCRFAVLALVDSLNSMDLDGTDAADALEVVALLARMKQSVNFTYSPWSALAEVPSSLESLVRCLAEGPPLVQDKAIEILSRLCGDQPVVLGDLLVAQSRSIGSLANRIMNSSSLEVRVGGTALLICAAKEHKQAAMDALDVSGYLRPLIYALVDMMKQNSSCSSLEIEVRTPRGFMERTAFQEGIEFEVPDPATVLGGTVALWLISIICSFHAKSKITVMEAGGLEALSEKLTSYASNPQAEFEDTEGIWISALLLAILFQDANVVLAPATMRIIPSLALLMKSDEVIDRFFAAQAMASLVCNGSRGINLTIANSGAVAGLITLIGYIESDMPNLVALSEEFCLVRKPDQVVLENLFEIEDIRVGSTARKSIPLLVDLLRPIPDRPGAPPIAVQLLTRIADGSDTNKLIMAEAGALDALTKYLSLSPQDSSEASVSELLRILFSNPDLLRYEASISSLNQLIAVLRLGSRNARFSAARALHELFDAENIRDSELARQAVQPLVDMLNAASESEQQAALVALIKLTMGNSSKASLMTDVEGNPLESLYKILSSSTSSLELKGNAAQLCFVLFNIPKIRALPMASECIEPLILLMQSESSAAVESGVCAFERLLDDEQLVELAAAYDIVDLIVSLVSGSNHQLIETSICALTKLGKDRTPLKLDMVKAGIIDNCLELLPVAPSSLCSSIAELFRILTNSSAISKGSAAARIVEPLFMVLLRPDFSMWGQHSALQALVNILEKPQSLATLKLTPSQVIEPLISFLESPSQAIQQLGTELLSHLLAQEHFQQDITTKNAVVPLVQLAGIGILNLQQTAIKALENISISWPKAVADAGGIFELAKVIIQDDPQPPHALWESAALVLSNVLRFNAEYYFKVPLVVLVKMLHSTLESTITVALNALIVHERSDASNAEQMTEAGAIDALLDLLRSHQCEEPAGRLLEALFNNVRVREMKVSKYAIAPLSQYLLDPQTRSQSGRLLAALALGDLSQHEGLARASDSVSACRALISLLEDQPTEEMKMVAICALQNFVMRSRTNRRAVAEAGGILVVQELLLSPNSDVAAQAALLIKFLFSNHTLQEYVSNELIRSLTAALEKELWSTATINEEVLRTINVIFANFHKLHISEAATLCIPHLVGALKSGSDAAQESVLDTLCLLKHSWSTMPIDIAKSQAMIAAEAIPILQMLMKTCPPSFHDKADSLLHCLPGCLTVTIKRGNNLKQAMGGTNAFCRLTIGNGPPRQTKVVSHSTSPEWKEGFTWAFDVPPKGQKLHILCKSKSTFGKTNLGRVTIQIDKVVTEGVYSGLFSLNHDSNKDGSSRTLEIEIIWSNRISNESM; this is translated from the exons ATGCGAATGTCAAAGTCTCCCTCCCCTGAACCACAGGAGCCCATATCCTCATCACCTTCTCGGCCTAG GGAATCCAATGGAATATCGGGAATGGATGATCCAGAGAGTACAATGTCAAGAGTTGCTCATTTTGTTGAGCAGCTACATGCCAACATGTCATCGCCACATGAAAAAGAGCTTATTACAGCCCGTTTACTAGGTATTGCAAGAGCAAGAAAGGATGCAAGGACACTCATTGGTACCCATGTTCAAGCAATGCCATTGTTTATATCTGTCCTCAGGAGTGGCACTCCTGTGGCAAAAGTTAATGTGGCTGCCACTCTTAGTGTTTTGTGTAAAGATGAAGATCTACGACTAAAGGTGCTTCTAGGGGGTTGCATTCCACCATTACTTGCACTTTTAAAGTCTGAATCCACTGAAGCCAGGAAGGCTGCAGCAGAAGCTTTATATGAAGTTTCCTCTGGTGGACTGTCAGATGATCATGTGGGTATGAAAATATTTGTTACAGAAGGTGTAGTACCCAACTTATGGGACCAACTCAATCCAAAGAACAAGCAAGACAAAGTAGTGGAGGGGTTTGTTACTGGGGCTTTGAGGAATCTATGTGGTGACAAGAATGGGTATTGGAAAGCTACACTTGAGGCTGGAGGAGTAGATATTATTGTGGGGCTTCTTTATTCTGATAATGCTGCTGCACAATCCAATGCTGCTTCTCTCTTGGCACGTCTGATGCTGGCTTTCAGTGATAGCATCCCCAAAGTAATAGATTCTGGAGCTGTTAAGGCGTTGCTTCGACTCCTGGGTcaggaaaatgatatttctgTCCGTGCCAGTGCTGCTGATGCTTTGGAGGCTCTTTCTTCAAAGTCAACCAGAGCTAAGAAAGCTGTTGTGGATGCAGATGGTGTGCCAGTTCTCATTGGGGCTATAGTTGCTCCATCTAAAGAGTGCATGCAAGGGGAGTGTGGCCAAGCTCTACAGGGGCATGCAACACGAGCTCTAGCGAACATCTGTGGTGGGATGTCTGCTTTAATAATGTATCTTGGAGAACTTTCCCAATCCCCCCGATTAGCCGCACCAGTTGCTGATATAATTGGAGCTCTTGCCTATTCTCTAATGGTATTTGAGCAGCAATCTGGTGTCGAAGAAGAACCTTTTGATGCGACTCAGATTGAAGATATTCTAGTAATGCTACTAAAGCCCCGGGACAATAAGCTGGTTCAGGAGCGAGTTCTAGAGGCTCTGGCCAGCCTGTATAGTAACAAATATCTCTCAAGATGGATCAATCATGCTGAAGCAAAGAAAGTGCTCATTGCACTCATAACAATGGCTGCTGCTGATGCACAAGAGTATCTCATACTCGCTTTGACGAGCTTATGCTGTGATGGGGTGGGGCTCTGGGAAGCAATTGGAATGAGGGAAGGAATTCAGTTACTCATATCATTACTGGGCTTATCCAGTGAACAGCATCAAGAGTATGCTGTTCAGTTGCTGGCAATCTTGACTGACCAGGTTGATGACAGCAAGTGGGCTATCACTGCTGCTGGTGGGATTCCTCCTCTGGTGCAGCTACTAGAGATTGGATCTCAGAAGGCAAGGGAGGATGCAGCACATGTTTTGTGGAATTTGTGCTGTCACAGTGAAGACATCCGTGCCTGTGTTGAGAGTGCAGGAGCTGTCCCAGCATTCTTATGGCTCCTAAAAAGTGGTGGATTGAAAGGACAAGAAGCCTCAGCTATGGCTCTCGGAAAGCTTGTTCGCACAGCTGATTCTGCCACCATTAACCAATTATTAGCATTGCTCCTGGGAGATTCTCCAAGCTCTAAGGCCCACATAATCAGAGTTTTGGGTCATGTACTGACAATGGCATCACATGAAGATCTAGTGCATAAGGGTTCTGCTGCCAATAAAGGGCTGACATCTCTTGTCCAGGTTCTCAACTCCTCAAATGAAGAAACCCAAGAGTATGCAGCTTCTGTGTTGGCCGATCTATTCAGCACTAGACAAGATATCTGTGATAGTCTTGCAACTGATGAGATTGTGCATCCTTGCATGAAGCTTTTGACCAGTAAAACCCAAGTTATTGCAACTCAATCAGCTAGAGCCTTAGGTGCTCTCTCACGTCCAACCAAGGCTAAGGCTACAAACAAGATGTCCTATATTGCAGAGGGAGATGTCAAGCCTCTAATAAAGTTGGCTAAAACTTCTTCCATTGATGCTGCTGAGACTGCAGTTGCTGCATTGGCTAATCTTCTGTCTGATCCCCAGATTGCTGCAGAAGCCCTTGAAGAAGATGTTGTTTCAGCTTTGACAAGAGTATTGGGAGAAGGCACTTCAGAAGGTAAGAAGAATGCGTCACGTGCTCTTCATCAATTACTGAAGCATTTTCCAGTAGGTGATGTGCTCACAGGAAATGCTCAGTGCCGTTTTGCTGTTCTCGCACTTGTGGATTCCTTAAATTCAATGGATTTGGATGGGACTGATGCTGCTGATGCTTTAGAAGTGGTTGCACTCTTGGCTAGGATGAAGCAGAGTGTGAACTTCACTTATTCTCCTTGGTCTGCTCTTGCTGAAGTCCCCTCAAGCTTGGAGTCCCTTGTGCGCTGCCTGGCTGAGGGACCTCCTCTGGTGCAAGATAAGGCAATAGAAATTCTATCTAGGCTTTGTGGGGATCAACCAGTTGTGCTTGGTGATCTTTTGGTTGCACAATCAAGATCCATTGGTTCACTTGCTAATAGAATAATGAATTCATCCAGTTTAGAAGTAAGAGTTGGAGGAACTGCCTTACTCATTTGTGCTGCTAAGGAACATAAACAGGCTGCAATGGATGCACTTGATGTATCAGGATATTTAAGACCTCTTATATATGCTTTGGTTGATATGATGAAGCAGAATTCTAGTTGTTCCTCTCTAGAAATTGAAGTGAGAACTCCTAGAGGATTTATGGAAAGAACTGCGTTTCAGGAAGGGATTGAGTTTGAGGTTCCTGACCCAGCCACTGTCTTGGGGGGCACTGTTGCTTTGTGGTTGATATCAATAATTTGTTCGTTTCATGCAAAGAGCAAAATCACTGTGATGGAAGCTGGTGGACTTGAGGCCCTCTCTGAGAAGCTTACAAGTTATGCTTCCAATCCACAG GCAGAGTTTGAGGATACTGAGGGTATATGGATTAGTGCTTTGCTCCTGGCTATTTTGTTCCAAGATGCAAATGTTGTTCTGGCCCCTGCAACCATGCGCATCATACCGTCACTTGCACTTTTAATGAAATCTGATGAAGTGATTGACAGATTCTTTGCTGCCCAGGCAATGGCTAGTCTTGTTTGTAATGGAAGTAGGGGAATAAATCTTACAATTGCAAATTCAGGTGCAGTTGCTGGGTTAATAACCCTAATTGGTTACATAGAATCAGATATGCCAAACCTTGTTGCTTTATCTGAAGAGTTTTGTCTGGTTAGGAAACCTGATCAAGTTGTTCTGGAAAATCTTTTTGAAATTGAAGACATAAGAGTTGGTTCCACTGCTCGCAAATCTATACCTCTATTAGTGGATCTTTTGAGACCAATTCCAGATAGGCCAGGTGCCCCTCCAATTGCTGTTCAACTATTGACTCGTATTGCAGATGGAAGTGATACAAACAAACTGATAATGGCTGAAGCTGGAGCATTGGATGCTCTAACCAAGTACTTGTCTTTGAGCCCTCAAGACTCTTCTGAGGCCTCAGTGTCTGAACTGTTGAGAATACTATTTAGCAATCCTGATCTTCTTCGTTACGAAGCATCAATCAGTTCCTTGAATCAACTAATAGCTGTGCTGCGTTTGGGGTCAAGAAATGCTAGATTCAGTGCTGCTAGAGCTTTGCATGAGCTTTTTGATGCTGAGAACATCAGAGATTCTGAGTTAGCTAGGCAGGCGGTTCAGCCCTTGGTTGACATGCTTAATGCTGCATCAGAGAGTGAGCAACAAGCTGCTCTTGTTGCCTTAATCAAGTTGACTATGGGAAATTCATCAAAAGCATCTTTGATGACAGACGTGGAGGGAAACCCCCTTGAGAgtctttacaaaattttatcatCTTCTACTTCATCCTTGGAACTAAAGGGAAATGCTGCACAActttgctttgttttgtttaatattCCAAAAATTCGAGCATTGCCGATGGCCTCTGAATGCATAGAACCCCTTATATTGTTGATGCAATCTGAGAGCAGCGCGGCTGTAGAATCCGGCGTTTGTGCTTTTGAGAGATTGTTGGATGATGAACAACTAGTGGAGCTTGCAGCAGCTTATGATATTGTGGATCTCATTGTTAGCTTGGTTTCTGGATCAAACCATCAGCTCATTGAGACTTCCATCTGTGCTCTCACAAAGTTGGGGAAGGACCGAACTCCCCTCAAGTTAGATATGGTCAAAGCTGGCATTATTGATAATTGTCTTGAGCTACTCCCTGTTGCACCCAGTTCATTATGCTCCTCAATTGCAGAACTGTTCCGCATCTTAACAAATAGCAGTGCAATTTCTAAAGGCTCAGCTGCTGCAAGAATTGTGGAACCCCTTTTCATGGTTTTGCTTCGTCCAGATTTCAGTATGTGGGGACAGCATAGTGCTTTGCAAGCTCTTGTAAATATTTTGGAGAAACCACAAAGCCTTGCAACACTAAAACTTACTCCTAGCCAAGTCATTGAACCACTGATTTCATTTTTAGAGTCCCCATCTCAAGCAATCCAGCAGCTAGGCACAGAATTGCTATCTCATCTTCTTGCACAGGAACATTTTCAGCAGGATATTACAACAAAAAATGCAGTTGTACCACTTGTTCAGCTTGCAGGAATTGGAATATTGAACTTACAGCAGACAGCAATCAAGGCATTGGAGAACATCTCTATAAGCTGGCCAAAGGCAGTTGCAGATGCTGGGGGCATTTTTGAGCTTGCAAAAGTTATCATTCAAGATGACCCGCAACCACCTCATGCTTTGTGGGAATCAGCTGCACTGGTTCTCTCTAATGTTCTGCGTTTCAATGCTGAGTACTATTTCAAAGTTCCTCTTGTTGTTCTCGTGAAAATGCTGCATTCAACACTGGAGAGCACTATTACGGTGGCTCTTAATGCCCTGATTGTTCATGAAAGGAGTGATGCGTCAAATGCTGAACAGATGACTGAAGCTGGTGCCATTGATGCTTTGCTGGACCTTCTGAGATCTCATCAGTGTGAAGAGCCTGCTGGAAGATTACTTGAGGCTTTATTTAACAATGTGAGAGTACGAGAGATGAAAGTCTCCAAGTATGCAATAGCACCTTTATCACAGTATCTGTTAGATCCACAAACCAGATCACAATCTGGTAGGCTTCTTGCAGCTCTTGCTCTTGGTGACCTCTCCCAGCATGAAGGACTTGCTAGAGCCAGTGATTCTGTATCAGCATGCCGTGCACTGATAAGCTTGCTTGAAGATCAACCAacagaagaaatgaaaatggtGGCAATTTGTGCATTGCAGAACTTTGTGATGCGCAGTAGAACTAATAGGCGAGCTGTTGCTGAAGCAGGTGGCATATTGGTAGTTCAGGAACTACTACTTTCTCCTAATTCAGATGTTGCTGCGCAGGCAGCATTGctgatcaaatttttattttccaatcaCACGCTTCAAGAATATGTGTCAAATGAGCTCATCAGATCATTGACAG CTGCATTAGAGAAGGAGTTGTGGTCCACAGCAACCATCAATGAAGAGGTCCTGAGAACCATAAATGTGATATTTGCCAATTTTCATAAGCTCCATATTTCTGAAGCAGCTACCCTGTGCATTCCCCATTTGGTAGGAGCGCTCAAGTCTGGAAGTGATGCTGCTCAGGAATCTGTCTTGGACACCTTATGCTTGTTAAAACATTCATGGTCAACCATGCCAATAGATATTGCCAAATCTCAAGCCATGATTGCAGCTGAAGCCATTCCCATTCTGCAAATGCTTATGAAAACCTGTCCACCAAGCTTCCACGATAAAGCAGATAGCCTCTTGCATTGTTTACCAGGGTGTTTGACTGTTACCATTAAGCGTGGGAACAACCTAAAGCAGGCCATGGGGGGAACAAATGCTTTCTGCCGATTGACAATAGGCAATGGTCCTCCACGGCAAACCAAG GTAGTGAGCCACAGTACATCCCCAGAATGGAAAGAAGGATTTACATGGGCATTTGATGTACCACCGAAGGGACAAAAGCTCCACATTCTATGTAAAAGCAAAAGTACTTTTGGAAAG ACAAATCTTGGGAGAGTGACCATCCAAATCGACAAAGTTGTCACGGAAGGTGTATACAGCGGATTGTTCAGCCTGAACCATGACAGCAACAAAGATGGGTCTTCCCGAACACTAGAAATCGAGATTATCTGGTCCAACAGGATATCAAATGAGAGCATGTGA